The proteins below are encoded in one region of Halorhodospira halochloris:
- a CDS encoding DsbE family thiol:disulfide interchange protein, with translation MTKRIVIPTVIALSVLGLLYVGLQMEDRGLPSPLVGKPAPAFELESLRDPDKIITEEDFLGEVAIVNVWASWCDVCRTEHEHWRRLSERGTPIHAINYRDTRANAQRYLDQFGDPFEKIAFDPEARAGMDWGVYATPETYILDADGTIEYKHIGPVNDEIVREEILPLIEELEAGQS, from the coding sequence ATGACCAAGCGCATCGTCATTCCGACAGTAATAGCTCTAAGTGTGCTCGGACTGTTGTACGTTGGCTTGCAGATGGAAGATCGCGGTTTACCTTCGCCACTGGTGGGCAAGCCCGCTCCGGCGTTTGAGCTTGAATCGCTGCGCGATCCCGATAAGATAATCACCGAGGAAGATTTCCTCGGTGAGGTCGCCATCGTCAATGTCTGGGCCTCTTGGTGCGATGTCTGTCGTACCGAGCATGAGCACTGGCGCAGACTGTCTGAGCGCGGCACGCCTATCCACGCCATCAACTATCGCGATACAAGGGCCAATGCCCAGCGCTACCTGGATCAGTTCGGCGATCCTTTTGAGAAGATAGCCTTCGACCCAGAGGCTCGAGCAGGGATGGACTGGGGAGTCTACGCCACCCCTGAGACGTATATACTCGACGCCGATGGCACCATTGAGTACAAACACATCGGCCCCGTTAATGATGAGATAGTAAGAGAGGAAATTCTGCCATTAATCGAAGAGTTGGAGGCAGGGCAGTCATGA
- a CDS encoding cytochrome c-type biogenesis protein produces MMRITSSSFWRWRVANPGWMALQMVGVAFALMLGLALAAPANAISIGEPLEFETEEQREQYYTLVRELRCTVCQTETIYESPADLAADMRRRVYEMTVDGYSKEEIIEFMTHRYGDYVRYRPPMQLNTALLWVSPFLLLVIGVITWLQVVRRRKQLAARGELTESERRALERFRRGY; encoded by the coding sequence ATGATGCGCATAACCTCTTCCAGTTTCTGGCGTTGGCGCGTTGCCAACCCAGGGTGGATGGCTTTGCAGATGGTAGGGGTAGCATTTGCCCTGATGCTCGGTTTGGCTCTGGCTGCTCCGGCAAACGCGATATCCATTGGTGAGCCCCTGGAATTCGAGACAGAAGAGCAGCGAGAACAATACTACACCCTGGTGCGCGAACTGCGCTGTACCGTTTGTCAGACTGAGACAATATACGAGTCGCCGGCCGATCTCGCTGCTGATATGCGTCGGCGCGTCTATGAAATGACTGTAGACGGCTACAGCAAGGAAGAGATAATCGAATTTATGACTCACCGCTACGGCGACTATGTGCGCTACCGGCCACCGATGCAACTAAACACCGCCCTACTCTGGGTCAGCCCCTTCCTGTTGCTGGTTATCGGGGTTATAACCTGGCTGCAGGTCGTAAGGCGGCGTAAGCAGCTAGCTGCACGCGGCGAGCTTACCGAATCGGAGCGCCGTGCCTTAGAGCGTTTTCGGCGTGGCTATTGA
- the ccmI gene encoding c-type cytochrome biogenesis protein CcmI — MYTSFVLILLGFCLLALGFILFPLIRDAASRAKQQSRREVNTQIHYDRVRELEQDLENGTLSREQFDQAMYDLERDLVQSGAIDPDDEEGTQMARGNRTAVVTAALVSCIALPAMAFSVYGMVGDPDAATPSSERASQQVNLAQRVAWQGFTAQDREKIAEAERLYEIAMRIGARKDADLLTYYADFLATLQNADFLATLQNGDFRGRLDELIDEILDMDPNHVMGLRLAANSAYNKGDFETARSYLQQALDNAREGSQVARQIENELQRLPD, encoded by the coding sequence ATGTACACAAGCTTCGTATTGATTTTGCTCGGATTCTGCCTGTTAGCGCTAGGTTTCATCCTCTTCCCGCTAATCCGCGATGCAGCGAGCCGTGCTAAGCAACAGTCGCGCCGCGAGGTAAACACACAGATCCACTACGATCGGGTGCGCGAGCTGGAGCAGGATCTGGAAAACGGCACCCTCAGCCGTGAACAGTTCGATCAGGCGATGTATGACCTGGAACGCGATCTAGTACAGAGCGGAGCCATCGATCCGGACGACGAGGAAGGTACGCAGATGGCCCGCGGCAATCGAACAGCGGTGGTCACAGCTGCGCTAGTAAGCTGCATTGCCCTGCCCGCCATGGCCTTCTCAGTCTATGGCATGGTTGGCGATCCTGATGCGGCTACACCAAGCAGCGAACGTGCTTCACAGCAGGTAAACCTCGCGCAGCGAGTCGCTTGGCAAGGCTTTACAGCTCAGGATCGGGAAAAGATCGCAGAGGCAGAACGCCTTTATGAGATCGCCATGCGCATCGGCGCACGTAAAGATGCAGACTTGCTGACCTACTATGCCGATTTTCTTGCCACTTTGCAGAATGCCGATTTTCTTGCCACTTTGCAGAATGGCGATTTCCGCGGGCGCCTCGATGAGCTGATCGACGAAATCCTTGACATGGATCCAAACCACGTCATGGGGCTGCGTCTGGCCGCTAATTCGGCATATAACAAGGGCGATTTCGAGACTGCGCGTAGTTATTTACAGCAGGCCTTAGATAACGCCCGCGAAGGCTCTCAGGTGGCCCGACAGATCGAGAACGAGCTACAACGGTTACCGGATTAA
- a CDS encoding S9 family peptidase: MSQHLPPSRPPRAAQQQHTIEQFGEQRSDPYAWLRDPDWRAAMLDPSRLQEDIRSYLEAENSYTEAVLRGQKDLRERLFSELRGRIKEADSSVPEPDGYYEYYTRYREGGQHPLICRRKAGMGEQFEEILLDGDAEASGYDYFDIGECVHSDDHRYLAFAIDTTGAESYTIRIKDLFSGELLSDSIEQARGDIVWSSRSDTILYTVLDDSHRPRWVYRHRIGDNSRHDTLVYEERDAGFFVNLGRTESRRFLLIETHDHTTSEVHVAPAEVPEAGFRCLIPRQKDVEYSVTDCGEHWLILTNHNAEDFRIVSAELGGEAATEWDELVAHRSGVLIHDMLLFSDYLVRLESEDALPRIVIRGLEDGLEHTVEFSEQAYALALDPGLEFDTSILRFKYSSLTTPTQVFDYDMDTGERELRKEQQIPSGHDPSDYVAKRVNAYSPDGEMVPVSLLYRADLTPGPDTPVLLSGYGAYGISQPAGFSPHRFSLVDRGFVFAIAHVRGGKERGFRWYREGKLLAKQNTFSDYVACAEHLIESGYTSAGKLIVHGGSAGGMLVGAVLNQRPELFGAAVADVPFVDVLNTMSDPTLPLTPPEWPEWGNPIEDEQAYRNISSYSPYENVCAQEYPPLLVTAGVSDPRVTYWEPAKWVARLRALKTDDNPLLLWTHMSSGHSGPGGRFDYLHEVALRFAFLLWVFGRCD, translated from the coding sequence ATGAGTCAACACTTACCACCTTCCCGGCCGCCGCGAGCGGCACAGCAGCAGCACACTATTGAGCAGTTCGGCGAGCAGCGCAGTGACCCTTACGCTTGGCTACGAGATCCCGACTGGCGAGCCGCCATGCTCGATCCGAGCCGTCTGCAGGAGGATATTCGTAGCTACCTGGAGGCTGAAAATAGCTATACCGAAGCTGTTCTCCGCGGCCAAAAAGATCTCCGCGAAAGACTATTCAGCGAACTGCGAGGACGGATAAAAGAGGCAGACTCTTCGGTTCCTGAGCCCGATGGGTACTATGAATATTATACTCGCTACCGCGAGGGAGGGCAGCATCCATTAATTTGTCGGCGTAAAGCAGGCATGGGTGAGCAGTTTGAAGAGATTCTGCTTGATGGTGATGCTGAGGCTTCTGGATATGACTACTTCGATATTGGTGAGTGTGTACATAGTGATGATCACCGTTATCTTGCCTTTGCCATAGATACTACCGGAGCAGAATCATATACCATCCGTATCAAGGATCTCTTCAGCGGTGAACTACTGAGCGACAGCATCGAGCAGGCGCGCGGCGATATTGTCTGGTCGAGCCGATCAGATACTATACTGTATACCGTTCTCGATGACTCACATCGCCCGCGATGGGTCTATCGTCACCGGATTGGGGATAACTCCCGCCACGATACCCTAGTCTATGAAGAGCGCGACGCCGGTTTTTTTGTCAATTTAGGGCGTACCGAAAGTCGCCGTTTTCTGCTCATAGAGACTCATGATCATACGACCTCAGAGGTCCATGTAGCTCCTGCCGAGGTGCCGGAGGCAGGTTTTAGATGCCTTATTCCACGTCAAAAAGACGTGGAGTACAGCGTCACTGATTGCGGTGAGCACTGGCTGATTCTGACCAACCATAATGCTGAGGATTTTCGTATTGTCAGCGCGGAACTGGGAGGTGAGGCCGCGACTGAATGGGACGAGTTGGTTGCCCACCGCTCGGGGGTTTTGATTCATGACATGCTTTTGTTTAGTGATTATCTAGTGCGTCTAGAGAGCGAAGATGCCCTACCGCGGATTGTCATCAGGGGCCTAGAGGATGGGCTAGAGCATACGGTGGAATTCAGCGAGCAGGCCTATGCCTTGGCCCTAGATCCCGGGCTCGAATTCGATACCTCTATACTGCGCTTCAAATACTCGTCATTGACTACACCAACCCAAGTCTTTGATTACGATATGGACACCGGGGAACGGGAGCTGCGCAAGGAGCAGCAAATACCTAGTGGCCATGACCCGTCGGATTATGTTGCCAAGCGAGTTAACGCTTATTCTCCCGACGGTGAAATGGTGCCAGTTTCTCTACTATATCGAGCTGACTTAACGCCCGGACCTGATACTCCTGTGCTACTGAGCGGTTATGGAGCTTATGGCATCAGTCAGCCAGCCGGCTTTTCCCCGCACCGTTTCTCTCTTGTGGATCGTGGCTTTGTTTTTGCCATTGCCCATGTGCGTGGCGGCAAAGAGCGCGGCTTCAGATGGTACCGGGAAGGGAAACTGCTCGCCAAACAGAATACTTTTAGCGACTATGTTGCCTGCGCCGAGCACTTAATTGAATCCGGTTACACCAGTGCTGGCAAGCTTATCGTCCATGGTGGATCGGCTGGCGGGATGCTAGTAGGAGCGGTGCTAAATCAACGCCCGGAGTTGTTCGGTGCTGCTGTCGCTGATGTGCCTTTTGTCGATGTCCTTAATACCATGAGCGATCCAACGCTGCCCCTGACGCCGCCTGAATGGCCGGAGTGGGGCAACCCGATTGAGGATGAGCAGGCCTATCGGAATATATCTAGCTACTCGCCTTATGAGAATGTCTGTGCGCAGGAATACCCACCGTTACTGGTAACCGCTGGGGTCTCCGATCCGCGTGTAACTTACTGGGAGCCAGCCAAATGGGTGGCCCGGCTGCGTGCACTTAAGACTGATGATAATCCGTTGTTACTCTGGACGCATATGAGCTCTGGCCACTCTGGGCCTGGGGGACGGTTTGATTATCTGCACGAGGTGGCGCTGCGGTTTGCGTTTTTGTTGTGGGTCTTTGGTAGATGTGACTAG